DNA from Eucalyptus grandis isolate ANBG69807.140 chromosome 5, ASM1654582v1, whole genome shotgun sequence:
GGCAACCCTTTTGAGCATGCTGACTTGGGCCTTTTGACCAAGACTTGGCGTGATACTTTTGGAGTGGAGTTGATAATTCTAATGCAGTTCTAGGGTGGACGCGCttgtggaaaattttctttacaccAGAAGTACatgctctattttttttatattaaaaccCTCCAATGTTTAGATAGAATATGGTTGGAAACTTCATAAATGGTTTAGTATTCTAGCCTCTTCAAATTATAGATGCACATAAGATAGTTTAAGTTGATTTTTTAATgcttagccaaaaaaaaaaaaaactctatttcCACATCTTTATTGGCTCTCGGCACCCCCTATCACGTTAAATTGAATACATTATCCCTTATTGGTCCTATGACAAAgttcaaaacataaaaaattctaaacatgcatCTTTGCCTTgataaatgcaaaagaaaatgcttcCTAAAACATTATTATATAGAATGCTATATTTGCCTTGATTACATGAATAATTAACTATTGGTAAGAAATTATGCCAACCGTAATGGCATTATACGACAATGCATTCAAACTATTTGCAAACGCATATTTTTTGTCACTACTATATGCATCATAgcttttataaaattatcaaaggaaaaaaaaaatatccactGCAATTATAACAAGTTGCATATGCAACTTAACAAAAGATATTGTCCATTCAACTACTTGGCTCTCCTAAAAAAAAGTTACTCTCTCGACAAAATTATTTTACCtgaatcaagaataaaatttttaatgacaTCAATAAGAGAGTAATTATTCACTTAAAACACACACATATCAAGAAATAAGTTTCAATATTTAGTGCAAGAAGCTCCAAATGAACTTTTTGACATCAATAGATACACATAAGCAAGTTGGGTAAACTTCAATATTATCTTCCGTAGTGACTTCActacaaaaatgagaaatgagtAAATTGTGTATAATGCTTTCATTAACCATAATATTCAATCTTTGAGTAAATTCTTGTAAATTTTTACCGAAAATTGAAATCGAAAAATTTGTAGTTTTAAGAATTACTAAGGAAATAAAGTTATAATTGGCAGAATAAGTTTAGAAGATGACAAATATGAAGGAAATGTTGAAATGTAATGGGTGTGGAAGACGTGGctagagtgaaaaaaaaaatttgaaaaggatATGAGTAGTTTTGTCTTgtaataaaattgaaacaaaggctaaagaaggaaaaaattgtaAGAAATAACCTTAAAGTGTGAGTAAAATCTGTAGTGGATAGCGTAGTCAATTCAATATGGTGTGAGTGTCAAGAGCTAATAAGAGAATGAAAATATCattagcaaagaaaaaaagattattttttagtATTAGTTCACAGGGTGTCATAGATTTTTGTGATTAGTGTAtacttgtcacgaaaatacaattgagttcaaaatttttcaaaaagtacaatcaagttttaaaatttatcatgaaaatgcaatcgagtcctaaattttttttaaaaattaatcaaattctaacacttgtcacgaaagtacaattgaatcttaaaactaATAAAAAGTGTAATCAGGTCCTAAAACTTTCTTAAAACTTCTGCACTTTTCGAAAGTTTTAAGatcaaattacattttcttaataagttttgggatttaattatacttattaaaatttttattactcAGTTacactttcataacaagttttggGAATTTTATTGTACTTATCCCTAGATATTTTGATgttattactttaaatagtttacATGAACACATGCTACACtacttttcaaatttaaggATCTTCTTACATATTATGATGTTTtgcacttataaaaaaaatcatttgtcgATCTAATATGTCTGAAATAGTACTAAATTCTCCTACACGTTAAATTCTcatatcttttttcatttggttATGCAAACAAATATTGTTGCCACTTATTGGGGGAAAACACTAAAAATAATGTCTATCTAGAACACAAGACAACTTGGAAAAAGGAAGGCAActttgatgcaagtgaaggtgAACTGTAGTACAGTAGATGGAAGTGTTTCAACAAgcatgaaagaagaaaacatgaaaaatgattCTAAAGTGTCTCGTGATCACAGGTCAACGACTTCATATGGTCTTGTAGGAGTCCAAGACCATGCTTGTCTTCATAGTTGTACATCAATGAAACCATTTTAGCAGCATTCACGCAAGCTTCAAGGAAAGGCACAGAGAACGGACATGGAGAGAGGCATTCTTTGTTGAGCAGCTTCCACAATTTCGATATCAACTTCATCACATGCTCCCTTGCGCTTTGGTACGAAGAGCCTTGATTTTCCCTCAAATAGCAATCCACGTATGACCCGTCGTAGCCATTTTGATTCTCGTCCTTCAGGGAATCGAATCCCCCcgagtaaaaaaattatatcaataaaataatgacaaaacgcaaattaaaaatgaaaacccGAATATTGCCCAGCACGAAACCATGAACTAGTGTACCTGGGCACATCCGAGGTCATCCCAAAGGCGAAGAATTTCAGCCATTAAGAATATTATGTTTGGCAGCTGcacctcttctttctttgaatcCATACTTTGGTTGGCAATGTTTTGGCCCATTAGAAAGAACAGGTGAGTTAGCACCAAGGGCACACCCGAAGTGATAATCGCATTCTTCAAGTAATCATCTGCCTTTGGCAATTTCCCAGAAGCGTTCCACTGAAACTCCACCAGGAATGCATTGCACAAATTCGCCCACTGCAACATCAAATGTTATCTGACTGATCAAGGATCATTTACAATGTAATCATAAATCAAAATCGTGAGCTTATTGAGCTTTCGTAGGAGTCATAAATGACAAATCACtaggaaatctctctctcttaaatcAAAATCGTGAGCTTATTGAGCTTTCGTAGGAGTCATAAATGACAAATCACtaggaaatctctctctctctctctctctctctctctctctctcaatcagtGATATCTCCGTGTATGGCATTATAAGGAATTCTATAAAAGATTGAATGAAACTCGACGATGATGAAGCCGGCAATTGGTTTTTGTGGCTTTAATTTGAAGAAGTGAACACAGACTTCAAAATGATGACCAAAATATTGGAGGGTGGTGAGACAGAGTGGAAAAAGGGACGAGGATATGATCAAGGTTGAGTTTTGGTTCAGTGCTGTGAATCTCCAATTAAGTCGCGTTCATTTAGAGTTGAGATAGGAGTTAGCAACATTGTTGCGAACAGAGGttcttatcaataataattttatatttataccaTATGTTTCAAGAATCTCGTGGGGTTCCATCTATGCTTCTCGAAGATGATTTTGCCAAAATCATTTGCAATATCATTGAGAACCTTGAAACATTTTTTCATGTACTGAAGCTGCTCAGCACACGCAATATCccatttgaaggaaaaaaaattgcaagaaatatttaaattgtCAACATAATATAAATGTggaatgtagttttttttttttttttttttagatgtaATAGTTGCAACATAATAGATAAAAAGGGATATCTTCGACTATATACCTTTTAATGGCTTCTGTAAAGAGAATTAGTTCGTCAACTGTGCCATGGACATCAAATATGTCGTCAATAATGTACACGAGAGAGATGGGCTTAATGAGCTCAACCCTAAGCTCAGACAAGCTTGGATCTGTGAGAATTGCCATGGACCACATGTACCATTTTAGTGGCTGGTCTCTAGCACACTTCATCTTCTCTCCCAATCCCAATTCTTTCCACCACCTGAAATATAGCATACGCATGAGGAAAGACTAAAGCAACAGCACATAATAGTATACTCATTTAAATGAAACAAATTATTCGTTTGAAAATACTATTGATCTCATGACATAGAGATTTGAGAAAATGGAGATATAGAGtccttcattttccttataGTTTTTGGTGAAACTGGTTTAAGTCATGCCTCAAACTGTGATTTGTGAGTTTGATATTAGTCTAAACCTAAATGCCAACTCCTTAAATATATAAGTTTAAATATAGCATCTTATTTATGCATTGATTTACTTGTATTAGGGCCAACTATTAAGATTTTGCCTATTATCATATGTTGGTCATCTATAGTCCTTCAATTGAGCATAACTTTGTGtaagtatttaattagttacTCACTTATTAATTTGGTGAATCTCCTTTTGGTGCACAAATTGATCAATTCTTCGCTTTTTGTTTGCCACTTCTAGCAAGTCTTCCATCCATGAGTTCGCGCCGGCATATCGTTTACAAAACTTTGAGGAGCTAGCAATCTTGCGAAGCTCTTGCGATATGGATATTGCAATGTACTTTCTATCATTCTCGCTTGTTCATGATCAAGATCACACGTCAACAATGCATTGAGACACTTGCTGCTAAAGCATTCGGCTTCGTTGAGTATATCCTCTTCTTCCGTGCTCATTTGTGACACTTCGTATAATTCCATCATACCCTTGATGTTTCCCTCCAGTTTCATAACAAAACCTTTTCCCTTATCATTGAAGTATTCAAACACATCTGCATAAAAAGCACAACGACTCTAATACATCAAAAAGCATAGTCTGATATCTAATTTATAAGTCGCTTCACTCATTCAAAATTATGATGTGCATACTTtgctttcgaaaaaaaaaaatcctaaagtgGTTAAAACTATTTCATCtcatgtaaatttttaattttttaatgtaaagAAACTAAATAAGAGAACAAATTAAGGAAATGGGCATATATCTAGGTTTTTTCAATTCGATTTTTGTAATATG
Protein-coding regions in this window:
- the LOC120294006 gene encoding (3S,6E)-nerolidol synthase 1-like, which produces MIQRLGVESLFREQIKAILKWQYTHFSSLNHGKDDVYEIALWFRLLRQEGYRVPADVFEYFNDKGKGFVMKLEGNIKGMMELYEVSQMSTEEEDILNEAECFSSKWWKELGLGEKMKCARDQPLKWYMWSMAILTDPSLSELRVELIKPISLVYIIDDIFDVHGTWANLCNAFLVEFQWNASGKLPKADDYLKNAIITSGVPLVLTHLFFLMGQNIANQSMDSKKEEVQLPNIIFLMAEILRLWDDLGCAQDENQNGYDGSYVDCYLRENQGSSYQSAREHVMKLISKLWKLLNKECLSPCPFSVPFLEACVNAAKMVSLMYNYEDKHGLGLLQDHMKSLTCDHETL